The genomic interval GCCTGTCGACCCGTGACGCGCTCGACGAGGTCCTGTTCACCGATCCGCCGCTGGCGAACTACTGCGTCAGCTACCCGCGCCAGCCCATCCTCATCAACGACGTCTGGCTGCCGGCGAACCAACCGGTCGTGATCAGCATGGCCGCCGTCGGCGCGGACCCGTCCGTCACCGGGGGCGACCGCACCGGCAACCGGTCGCATCTGGCGTGGAGCGCCGGGCCGCACGCCTGCCCCGCCCGCTCGGTGGCCTACCTCATCGCGCAGGACGCGATCGACCAGCTGCTCGACGCCCTGCCCGACATCCGCCTGGCCGTGCCGGTCGAGGAACTGACCTGGCGGCCGGGCCCGTTCCACCGGGCGCTGGTGTCGCTGCCGGTGGCGTTCCCGAAATCCGCACCGTTCAACCTGGGCTGAGGACACCGGGCGCCCCGCGGCCCGCACATTCCCCGCGGCCGCGGCGGCGGTGGTCGGCGGCCTCCGGTTTACATGACGGGCAGCGGCGGCGACGGCGAGAAGGTGACCGGCAGATCCACCAGGGCGCGGTGGAACGGCCCGGGCCGCCACACCAAATCCCTTTCGGCCCTTGCCATTTGCATGTCCGGAATGGCGTCGAAGAGCTGATCGATGCCGGGTTGCACGGTCAGCCGCGCTACGTCCTGCGCCGGGCAGCGGTGCGGCCCGGCGCTCCACGCCAGGTGCGAGCGATTGCCGATGCTGCTCTCACCCAACTCCGTGCCGCGGATCTCCGGATCGTTGTTGCAGGCGGCCAGGCTGATCACCACCGGCTTGTGCGCGGGCAGCCACACCCCGTCGACCATGATCGGCTGGCGCGGGTAGGTGGTGCAGAAGTTCGCCATCGGCGGGTCGTTGAACAGCACCTCGTCGATCGCGTCCACGGTCGACAGGTTCCGGCCGAGCACGTTCTGGCTCTGGAACCGGTCGTCGGTCATCATCAGCCGCAGCGCGTTGGTGATCAGGTTGCGCTGCGCCTCGAATCCCGCGCCGTAGAAACTCATCAGCTGCGCGAAGACCTCGTCGTCGTTGAGTTCGTACTGCGGGTCGGCCAGCACCGAGGTGACGTCGTTGCCGCCGTACTCGCGCTTGAGCTGGATGAGTTCCATGAGCGCCATCTTCAGCGTCTGCATGCCCTCGGGACGGCCCTCGAACCGCTCGGCCATGCCCTGGGCCACCCGCGTCCCGATGTCGGGCGGGCAGCCGACCATATCGTTGATCACATCGAGCACGAGCGGAAAGGCGTACTGCGTCACCAGATCCGCGTAGCCGTTGCCGCAGAAGTTGTTGATCAGCGGCCGGGCCAGCCGCTCGACCGTGGCGGGCACGGCGTGCAGGTTGATGTTGTTGATGGCGGCGACCGAGGGCCGCCGGTACCGTTCGTGCGCGGCGCCGCTGTTGTACCGCGCGGCGGGCAGGTAGGCCATCATCGGGCGGACCGGCGAATCCGCGGGGATGGTGTCCTGCCAGGTGCGGGGGTCGGTGGGAAAGTGCTCCGGATCGTTGAGAATCCGTACGGCGGTGGCGTATCCGATCACCAGGGTGGCCGGCACGCCGGGCGCGAGCATGACCGGGACCAGGGAGCCATAGCGTTCCCGCCAGTTGCGGTAGGCGCCGTGCGGGTCGTCGACGAACTCCTGGGTGTACATGGGTACCCCGTCGTCGATGTCACCGGAGGCCGCGTGCTGGACGGGGCACATTCCGGTCGCGGTGGTGTAGGAGGGGGGCTGTGGTGTGGTCAAAGACGTG from Nocardia wallacei carries:
- a CDS encoding cytochrome P450, which encodes MTTPQPPSYTTATGMCPVQHAASGDIDDGVPMYTQEFVDDPHGAYRNWRERYGSLVPVMLAPGVPATLVIGYATAVRILNDPEHFPTDPRTWQDTIPADSPVRPMMAYLPAARYNSGAAHERYRRPSVAAINNINLHAVPATVERLARPLINNFCGNGYADLVTQYAFPLVLDVINDMVGCPPDIGTRVAQGMAERFEGRPEGMQTLKMALMELIQLKREYGGNDVTSVLADPQYELNDDEVFAQLMSFYGAGFEAQRNLITNALRLMMTDDRFQSQNVLGRNLSTVDAIDEVLFNDPPMANFCTTYPRQPIMVDGVWLPAHKPVVISLAACNNDPEIRGTELGESSIGNRSHLAWSAGPHRCPAQDVARLTVQPGIDQLFDAIPDMQMARAERDLVWRPGPFHRALVDLPVTFSPSPPLPVM